Part of the Methylomonas rapida genome is shown below.
TGTCCGTGGAGCTCTCTCTTTATTACGAGCATCCAGTACACCGGATGCTCTTCGGGATTCTTGGAAACAGGAACAACTAGCGCAGCAACAGATTAACCGAGCGCTTGCTATAGCAAAAAAGAAATTAGGTCGCAGACAGCTTGCTGAGTTTGAAAATTGGGTTGCTGACACAGTGCGTGAACAAAACAACTCAGCCCGACTAATCGGCACACATCTCACTTCTCTAGGCTTATTACCTGAAGTTCAACCCCAGGATGTTGTTACTGAGCTTACTTTGAGCGTTGATCGATTGCTGAGACAGCATTCTGAGCTTATGGTTTTTGCCAAGGATGCCAGTAGATTAGCGGCTGCAATCACTAATCAAGAATTTATTTATGGAGCATCCATACTTGAAACTATATACAAACGCCACGGATACTCATATTGGGCCGTGGAGACTGAAATAGCTTTGATGCATGCAAGTTCAGGTTTAGATACTGTCAAATCGAAAATCAACAGAATGTCGATTGGTACAACAGGACTAAATAAGTTTTTTCTTTACTACATCGGAATGCGAAATGAACCTGCTCAGACTACCTCACGATATAAGGCAAACTTAAAGAGAAAAATTGATGAGTCAAATTTTTCTGATCAATTGCGTACATATTCCAAATATAGACTTTATGGAGCTCTTGAGATCGATCAAGTTAAATTAGCACATGTACTTGCATATGATCAACTAACAACAACTGTCGATCTCTTGTTTACCGTAATAAAGGTAACGAGAATAATTCTTGGGCAACAATTTGCATTTTCAAATTACATTATTAATGCAGCAAAAGAAACATTAAATACCTTGGCACCGATAATTTCAGCACTTGGAATTACTGCTTACGGACAGGATGACAGCTGGGAAAGTGAATTGCCGCCAAAAGGTCAAAGTGCTTCATCATTAGCCCATATCGCACACAATTCAATTCAGGCATGTCTTAATTTATATGAAGAACCGCTTTCCACTGAGAATAATTATGAAACTTTAGTCATTAACGGTTTAGCTTCTATCCTATCTACTAGAAGCGATAAAGTAATCGCTGAGGAGCTTGCAAAAACTCTATTAAATTTTAGTTGGCTTCCTTTAGCCATCGAATTAGGCGAAATCACATCTGTGCCGAGCTTACCTGATGTTTTTGTTACAGTCTTCCTAACTCAACATGCTAAAAAGCCAAAAATTTACACTATTTATGATGCGCTAATATCAATAGTTGATTCTCTTTTGACAGGTTCAAGTTTTAATTCTAATAAAGAATTACAGCAGTTAATTATTAGAATACGCGAGCTGCAGTCGACAGATAAAGTCATAACTACAGAACTTCAGTTAGGTCAAGTTGCCAATGACATTCAACAAGTAATTTTGGCTCACTTCTTTTATGAAAATGGAGATATACCGTCATGTCTAAATATATGTGCTGAAGCTGGCATGAACAATGATCAACTTATTCCACTGCTACCGCTAGCGAAATTATTCCAAGGCGTGAAGTGGGCTACTTTACGTCGATGTGCAGACTCAATTGATTTATCAATTGCACTCGATCACTATCTACGTATTATAGATGATCGAAAATCAAAAACGCACAAAAGGTATGCAGTTGAAGAATTATTAAAATTACACAAATGCAAGACCATAGTTGATATGCCAGAAGCATTAGTAAACGCAGGCGTTGAGAAAGATAAGATTGAATTTTTGTGCTATTACGTCTGCGATATTGTGACTTTAGAGCTCCTTCCGGACATGAGCAATTCGAGAACGGTTTTCAATACACGTAGAGAAGTTCTCAGTCAATTAGCTGCACTCCATACCGACCGAGAGTTATCTTATCTTCGTGAGGTTGAACATATTGAGGATGATTTACAAGTTAATGATGGCTTGTCTGTTCTTGACGACAGTAAAGTTTATGTCGATGAACAGGCCGTTCTTAATTTTATTTCCAAAGAAATGTTTGCTGACTTTCAGCGATATCTGAAAATTGTTGAAACAGGTGTTGGAACTTCAGAGTCAATAAACGAATTGTTAAAAAGTTTCAATAATCCTTCAGCCAGAACCTTTCAAATTCCAAAGAATGATGCGGATGATCTGCTAACTGAAATACTTCGGGCTATTCTGGATCGTTTCTTATTCGATCCAGCGTCAGGATTGGATATTATTATTGGTCGACGCATAAGGCACGGCACAATTTCAAGCGAAATACGTGGGGTATTGGAAGCGGCCGATTTGATTGGTCATAAACCTCGCATTGGTGCTGCTTATTTGCCACCAGCTCGTGTGACTGATATATGCGCAAAATTTGATCCTAAACACAGGAGAATAGTAATTGCTGCATTTGGCCGCTTTTCTGAATCCATTGATCAGCTTATTGCTTTACTCCGAGATGAGTATTTTTATGTTCGTTCAAAAGAAAAGACGAGAGGAATTTTTGACCTTCAGTTGACACCCGTTATTTTTGCAATAGCTCGTAGTGTTGCTCAGAAATGTGACTCAATTGACCAGTTTGCAAAGGAATGTTTTGAACTTTTTTGGTACTACTTATCAATTAGATTAGAAACGTTACGTCCAAATATTGAAGTAGAGACAAAAAAAACTTTGAATTCGATATTTCATAAATTAACAAATGAGCTAAGAGCTATAAGTGCTGTTGATGCAGTGTTTTTTGCCCAATTGCAGCAGATTTCTGATGAACTTCAACGACGCGCATCTATGATAGCTGGTTGGATTCGCATTCCGAACGCAAGCATAGAGAGTAATAGCTACACAATGCAACAGGTCATGGATGTTGCAGTTGCAGTAATTGCTGGTCAGCGCCCTGGTTTTAGACCCATTTTTACATCAAATTTACCAGATAGCTTAAAACTTGATACTCATGGTTTCTCCATTGTTTCAGATGCTTTATACATTGCTTTCGATAATACCTGAATCCGTGACTCCACATATTGCCAGACCTTTTATTCGTCATACTCTTCCAAAATTCGCTGAATTTAAAAGTGTGGTCCAGGCAATCGAGTTTAACGGCTAGAAATGCAGCGTATTATCTGGAATATTTTCCCTGCATGATTCAATTTGATGGACTTTAGGCGCAGGATTCCCAAGCCACTGTGAATTTGCGGCGTTGTGCTATCGATGGCAGAGCGATCAGTCGCTAGCCGGCGGCGAGTTTGGCGTAGGTGGATTCAAAAGCGATGAAACCGGGACAGCTCTGTGAAAAGCGCAGCTTCAGCCGGTGCCCGCTACGGATGAGTCGCGCGGCCAGATACATCAGTTCCTGGATCACGGTTTTGATACGCCGCCGCTTGGCAGGATGCCTGACCGGGCTTTGTTCGCCCAGCAAGCCGATCAGGCCTATCCAGCGCAGGATGTTGTAGCTATAGGCGCTGAGGCTCATGATCAGGTCGTTGGTGGCAAACTTGCCGGATGGCAGGCGCTCGATATCCAGATCGGTCTTGAATTCGCTGTGGAATTGTTCAGCGGTGGCATGGTCGCGATAGAGGGCAATAACCATGGCATCGTCGTAATCGGCCACCGGCAGACTGGTCCACCAGCCTTCGATTTCGATATCCGGTAGCACGAGGGCTTGGCCTTGAGCCGTGATGGTGCGCTCGGTGATTTGCATGACCCGGCGACAGGTATAGGTTTTACCGTTGCGAGTGTGTTGCTCCATGACACTGAACAAGGCCACGCGTTTGCCTTCGCGCGGTGTGGTCCACTGGCCGTGTTGTTCGGCGTAGGCCAGCCAGGCGTCGGCATCTTGTTTACGCGGGTTCCATTTGATGATGAAATCGACCTGATCGGCTTCGTGTAAGTCGATGCGATTGTCGAGCGCGTCGTGACCGCCATCCAGCCGGACCAACAAAGGCAAAGTCGTCAAACGTTTCGCGGCGGCGAGTCCGCGCTCCAGCGCATAGCGGAATTCGTATTGGCAATGCTGCTTGCCTTCGCGCAGTTCATTACCAATACACCAGCCCTCTTTACCCAGATAGAGGGCAATCGGGGCGTAGCCGTCAAAACCTTTGTAGGTTCGGGAGACGCCTTCTTTGCAGGTTTTTTCGTTGTTCATGGGGTAAACATCGATATCCAACGCGACATGGCCTGTGGCTAACGGCGTTACCGGCACCTGGGCGTGAGCCAGAAAATCGAGGTTGCTTTGATAAATGATCGGTAATAAGGCGTCGGCGTGTTCATCCAGCCGCTGTCTGAGGCGGGCGCTGGAGGGTACTTGATGAATGGCGAGTGCGGCTTTGAAATAGTCGTCGTCGCGATGGTTTTCGATGGCTTCGAAGTCGCTTTTGCCCAGGCTAAGGGTGCCTATATAGCTTTTGATAATATCGGCGTGAGCAATACCGTGCCGTAGCGGAATACCTTTTTCCAGCGCCTGATTGAGCTGGCCATATTGATTCAAACATAAACCGACCAAGGCTAATCCAGAATGGCTGGTATAAAATTCAGTTTCAGATTGCTCCAGGATAAACCGCTTCATGAATCACTCGCCGGGTGAATGGAAGAATAGCGGTATTATCCCAGAATAAGCGTTTTAAATCATTGCGTTGCGGCCGTGGATGACCTTTTAAGTCACGGATTCAGGTAATATTTATCAACATTCAGGAAAAAAAATAAATAATAACGTCAAAGTTGATATTGAGTTTAATAAGCAGCGATCGATTTTATCATTCACTATTACAAATGAGATTGCTAATAACCACCGTAGCCTTGAAAAAGATACTAAGATTTCTGCTATTCTTTCGGATATACAGAAAAGAGTATATGGAGAGCGCGCGCGTCTTAACAGAGGCTCTGGATTATACAAACTCGCAGCCATTGTTATGCAATCTGAGGAGACTGGTATTAGTTTTGGATATATCGCACAAAACCTTTTTCAGTTAAAATTTGACCTAATTTACATACCATTACCTGCAACTGATAAGCAGTCAATTTCTGTTAATGATTTAACTGCCATTAATTCTAAAGAAGCTGCATCCATTTAAGTAAATAATGTATTCATACATTGCTGATACAGGATATG
Proteins encoded:
- a CDS encoding IS1380 family transposase gives rise to the protein MKRFILEQSETEFYTSHSGLALVGLCLNQYGQLNQALEKGIPLRHGIAHADIIKSYIGTLSLGKSDFEAIENHRDDDYFKAALAIHQVPSSARLRQRLDEHADALLPIIYQSNLDFLAHAQVPVTPLATGHVALDIDVYPMNNEKTCKEGVSRTYKGFDGYAPIALYLGKEGWCIGNELREGKQHCQYEFRYALERGLAAAKRLTTLPLLVRLDGGHDALDNRIDLHEADQVDFIIKWNPRKQDADAWLAYAEQHGQWTTPREGKRVALFSVMEQHTRNGKTYTCRRVMQITERTITAQGQALVLPDIEIEGWWTSLPVADYDDAMVIALYRDHATAEQFHSEFKTDLDIERLPSGKFATNDLIMSLSAYSYNILRWIGLIGLLGEQSPVRHPAKRRRIKTVIQELMYLAARLIRSGHRLKLRFSQSCPGFIAFESTYAKLAAG